One genomic region from Sphingobacterium sp. UGAL515B_05 encodes:
- a CDS encoding PD-(D/E)XK nuclease family protein yields MQTAFLKLVAADIQKRFGNDLSEIAIVFNNKRPITYLKKHLAEVYGQAIWSPQFFTIQEFFRLSTDDTEASPLTQFFHLFNIHNELLVAEGKQPETLEEFYPIAEIILSDFGQLDYDLVPIEQIYLELYDNTKIDIAFQHLTQEQQGFIRQFWQSFSIAGHSGVQERFLQLWKRLPVLYDRFKEKLKTEGQTNYPTIYRDLVEGKATNQQFASSFQHILFVGFNALNKAEAKLFRQWQDKGSALFYFDADAYYLEDTMQEAGLFIRRNIFQTGLVNALGDSPNIIGNRTSTVNLYASTGKISQTKLLYDILEQHHKAEQTSAILLADENLLVPLLQSLPDVNPNITTGYPLTQSPIFGILDLWMDVHLEISQFKRRKIPYQVIETFINHPLSMVSLADKLQIQKEIADKQLFEIALEDIHLKSSLPQFFVPIENSAHLIPSLILLVDDLLQSISSQERIRQIDNNLLIETKKTLNQLLLGFETVAPLSISFQIGLIKKAIAPINSAIEGDPLEGIQIMGLLESRCLNFDNIYILGANEGILPKTSNSPTFIPNSLRSAYGLPVLENQDALSAYLFYRHFQYSEGIHIFYNGLVDESSTGEESRFIKQLEFESKFQFDRKIQQQTIQFADKAQEIVIEKRGQVWEKMYQDFIVNQKRISATALTTYLQSPLQFFLKHIAGIKEPPSISQEFEMNKLGTVIHNVMEKIFLPFKGQQDFTPTTVLQHEIDKIEAQVIREIGLQYQIELKTTHDLNSLQRIMLKIACEYVKMYLEYDINNYKAFRIIELENDNDYVLPFPIEINGEEQQVTLYGIIDRVDEVVTQDDRIISRIVDYKTGGDSIIFKEIDQVFAPNTENKAMVQTLFYAYVFEQKTGRKQLEPHLYVARKMREEGTLFNGKEGILTDEFLAFQKENFVRFMRNILQEIFNPDVPFRHNPDAMVYPSDPYTLFYREASKWGDAEE; encoded by the coding sequence ATGCAGACAGCCTTTCTAAAATTAGTAGCAGCAGACATTCAAAAGCGTTTTGGAAACGATCTGAGTGAAATTGCCATCGTGTTTAATAATAAACGGCCGATTACCTACCTCAAAAAACATCTTGCTGAAGTGTATGGCCAGGCGATCTGGTCGCCGCAGTTTTTTACGATTCAGGAATTTTTCAGACTTTCGACCGATGATACCGAAGCCAGTCCCTTAACCCAATTTTTTCATCTGTTTAATATTCATAATGAGTTATTGGTAGCTGAGGGCAAGCAACCAGAAACGCTGGAAGAGTTCTATCCCATTGCCGAAATTATATTGAGTGACTTCGGTCAACTGGATTATGATCTCGTTCCCATCGAGCAGATCTATTTAGAACTGTATGACAATACCAAAATCGACATTGCTTTTCAACATCTCACGCAAGAACAGCAAGGGTTTATCCGTCAATTTTGGCAGTCCTTTTCTATTGCGGGGCATAGTGGCGTACAAGAGCGCTTTCTTCAACTCTGGAAAAGACTACCGGTATTATATGATCGATTTAAAGAAAAGCTTAAAACAGAAGGCCAAACCAACTATCCAACAATCTACCGTGATCTGGTTGAAGGCAAAGCTACAAATCAGCAGTTTGCATCTTCCTTTCAGCATATCCTTTTTGTCGGTTTCAATGCTTTAAATAAAGCCGAGGCAAAATTATTTAGACAATGGCAGGACAAAGGCAGCGCACTATTCTACTTTGATGCCGATGCCTATTACCTGGAGGACACTATGCAGGAAGCGGGACTTTTTATCCGTCGAAATATTTTTCAAACAGGTTTGGTCAATGCCCTTGGCGATAGCCCGAACATTATTGGCAATAGAACCTCAACCGTAAATCTATATGCCAGCACCGGAAAGATCAGCCAAACAAAACTGCTCTATGATATCCTCGAACAGCACCATAAAGCGGAACAGACCTCGGCTATTCTTCTAGCAGATGAAAACCTGCTTGTTCCTTTGCTGCAGAGTCTACCCGATGTCAACCCCAACATCACAACGGGATATCCCCTGACGCAGTCTCCCATTTTCGGTATCCTGGACCTATGGATGGATGTTCATTTGGAAATATCGCAGTTCAAGAGACGGAAGATTCCTTATCAGGTCATAGAGACCTTCATCAACCATCCACTCAGTATGGTTTCTTTAGCAGATAAACTTCAGATCCAAAAAGAGATTGCCGACAAACAGCTCTTTGAGATCGCATTAGAAGACATTCATCTCAAAAGCTCTTTGCCTCAGTTTTTTGTACCAATCGAAAACTCGGCACATTTGATACCTTCGCTCATTCTGCTCGTCGATGACCTGTTGCAAAGTATATCTTCACAGGAACGTATCCGCCAAATTGACAACAACCTCTTGATCGAAACGAAGAAAACGCTGAACCAGCTGCTATTGGGCTTTGAAACAGTTGCCCCCTTAAGCATCAGTTTCCAGATTGGCCTGATTAAAAAAGCAATTGCCCCAATAAATTCGGCGATAGAAGGAGATCCGCTTGAAGGAATTCAGATTATGGGACTCTTGGAGAGTCGCTGTTTAAATTTTGACAACATATATATTCTAGGCGCAAATGAAGGCATTCTACCCAAAACGTCCAATTCACCGACCTTTATACCCAATAGCCTGAGAAGCGCTTATGGGCTTCCAGTATTGGAGAACCAGGATGCCCTTTCGGCTTATTTATTCTATCGACATTTTCAATACAGTGAAGGAATACACATTTTCTACAATGGATTGGTGGATGAAAGCTCTACGGGCGAAGAAAGTCGCTTTATCAAACAGCTGGAGTTTGAAAGTAAATTTCAGTTTGACCGAAAAATTCAACAACAGACCATCCAATTTGCCGATAAGGCGCAAGAGATCGTCATCGAGAAACGTGGTCAAGTTTGGGAAAAGATGTATCAGGACTTTATCGTCAACCAGAAAAGGATATCTGCAACGGCACTAACAACTTACCTGCAATCCCCGCTACAGTTTTTTTTAAAACATATTGCCGGTATCAAAGAACCGCCTTCAATCTCTCAGGAATTTGAGATGAATAAACTGGGAACTGTCATCCATAATGTCATGGAGAAAATATTCCTACCTTTCAAGGGGCAACAGGACTTTACACCGACAACTGTCTTACAGCACGAGATAGACAAAATAGAAGCACAGGTGATTCGTGAAATAGGCCTGCAATATCAGATCGAATTAAAAACAACACATGATTTAAACAGCCTACAGCGGATCATGCTGAAGATTGCCTGCGAGTATGTCAAGATGTATCTTGAATATGACATCAACAACTACAAAGCATTTCGGATTATTGAACTTGAGAATGACAACGATTATGTACTGCCCTTTCCTATTGAGATCAATGGAGAAGAACAACAGGTCACACTTTACGGCATCATTGACCGTGTAGACGAGGTCGTAACACAGGACGATCGCATTATCAGTAGAATTGTCGATTACAAGACAGGTGGAGACTCGATCATATTCAAAGAAATCGATCAGGTATTTGCGCCAAATACCGAAAATAAAGCGATGGTGCAAACGCTATTCTATGCCTATGTATTTGAACAGAAAACAGGAAGAAAACAACTCGAACCCCACCTCTATGTTGCGCGTAAAATGCGGGAAGAGGGAACATTATTCAACGGTAAAGAGGGAATATTGACCGATGAATTTCTCGCATTCCAAAAAGAAAATTTTGTCAGATTTATGCGAAATATTCTTCAGGAGATTTTTAATCCTGATGTCCCATTTCGGCATAACCCCGACGCAATGGTCTACCCAAGTGACCCCTATACATTATTCTATCGGGAAGCTAGCAAATGGGGTGATGCAGAAGAATGA
- a CDS encoding UvrD-helicase domain-containing protein, whose protein sequence is MKSVAPLKILKASAGSGKTFSLTLHYLTLLLSNENSYKEILAVTFTNKATAEMKERILSVLHGLATGNRSPKIEDFRKLLLQQQPDWNPHLVQEKAFRVYRRILHDYSHFTISTIDGFSQKVIRAFTYELNLDAAYKIEMNVNKVKNDLTVMLNQLLDERPDLLDWIIAYAEKKIAKNENWNYRQQLMGLASLIFSENFQEFDGYINSANPKEVFNLLNQEVEQKINSFTEALSLTIEAFSETFKNFNISESELKGKSRNKIISASKTNKKTEKLSASEIAKVLEKYLQLIDNEDAFTDSDKNIRHDLIAALSPILASFQKLHDNLSAYIAYQAVQSNLYYLRLLKEMSDLLTQWRRDNGAQLISDSQILLNKLGLDENSDPTFIWEKIGNRFNYFLFDEFQDTSRIQWKNYSPLLINALADAKGTISEHLIVGDVKQSIYRWRNGDWRILLQQVEQQVGHTFHLDEDSKTTFIENGSLDTNFRSLPNIIHLNNYLFSSIPQHLQQVLNEKVFESLDEEGKQWWISTGNDTMLVKAYENSQQEVPEHKKGKHDQLGSIEISYIPVTDGRYRRNQVIEESLLQLCQKIGDWLGKGRYQARQIGILVRSNVQAKLVIQKLMDFKKEQQLTFEVISGDALTLASNDAVLLMIETLKALVYNSDKHTIHKAKMVYLYQHIQNKTIDQNAWLKFASNDIRALKDYLPEALIDSWEMAQKQPLVHLIEKLIEIYGFTTTDNIHLPYLLAFKDMISAFSTNGERGIIQFLEFWEEDGNRAVLPSNGEIDAIEVTTIHKSKGLAYDVVMIPFCSWDLDGMINGDFWIETTDTPFAQLGKIPIKYTSTVGKSVFFKQYFEEMLFNYMDALNTFYVATTRAVEHLYITAPSFKESVDKKTGEITGYDIKDEYISDVLYQVLDSPIAPFALEEKGVHIDQTIEQKKHQAQKDNIISLRHYPISKELEMALEKSSTRNINDIMMLEKAAQYGILAHDIMAQISKEEDIHKLVRQLIQEGILSKEEEPFLMQEINQIWKHPMINKWLTGNYKIWNEASIITAKGETIRPDKVFTSAEETIVLDFKFTQTDYIGHKYQVDNYKKNLENLGYNNVKAYLYYAKSNQLTEVK, encoded by the coding sequence ATGAAATCTGTTGCGCCATTAAAAATACTAAAAGCTTCAGCCGGTTCGGGAAAAACCTTTAGCTTAACTTTACACTATCTCACACTCCTACTCTCCAACGAGAATAGCTATAAGGAGATTTTGGCGGTGACATTCACCAATAAGGCAACCGCCGAGATGAAGGAACGTATCCTCTCGGTACTCCATGGCTTGGCAACAGGCAATCGTAGCCCTAAAATTGAAGATTTCAGAAAGCTTTTACTTCAGCAGCAACCAGATTGGAATCCGCATCTGGTACAAGAGAAAGCTTTTCGGGTGTATCGACGTATCCTACATGACTACAGTCATTTTACCATAAGTACAATTGATGGTTTTTCCCAAAAAGTTATTCGTGCATTCACGTATGAACTCAATCTTGATGCTGCTTATAAGATTGAAATGAATGTCAACAAAGTGAAAAATGACCTAACGGTCATGCTTAATCAATTGCTGGATGAACGCCCCGACCTACTGGATTGGATTATCGCTTATGCGGAAAAGAAAATAGCAAAAAATGAAAATTGGAACTACCGCCAACAATTAATGGGTTTGGCAAGTCTTATTTTCTCTGAAAATTTTCAGGAATTTGATGGTTACATCAATTCTGCCAATCCAAAGGAGGTTTTTAATCTCCTCAATCAGGAAGTTGAACAGAAGATAAACTCCTTCACGGAAGCACTCTCGCTGACGATTGAAGCCTTTAGTGAAACGTTCAAGAATTTTAACATCTCCGAAAGTGAACTGAAAGGTAAATCGCGTAATAAAATAATCTCCGCTAGCAAAACCAATAAAAAAACGGAAAAGCTGAGCGCTTCCGAAATTGCCAAGGTACTGGAAAAATATCTCCAGTTGATCGACAATGAAGATGCTTTTACAGATAGTGACAAAAATATACGGCATGATCTTATCGCCGCCCTCAGCCCCATTCTGGCATCGTTCCAAAAGCTACACGATAATCTATCGGCTTACATTGCTTATCAAGCGGTACAAAGTAATCTCTATTACCTGCGCCTCCTCAAGGAAATGAGCGACTTACTGACGCAATGGCGGCGGGACAATGGCGCTCAATTAATTTCCGACTCGCAGATTTTATTAAACAAACTCGGATTGGATGAAAATAGCGATCCAACATTTATCTGGGAGAAGATCGGCAATCGTTTTAACTACTTTTTGTTTGACGAATTTCAGGATACCTCGCGTATTCAGTGGAAAAATTATAGTCCACTACTGATCAATGCATTGGCAGACGCCAAAGGCACAATCAGCGAGCACCTGATCGTTGGGGACGTCAAACAGAGTATTTATCGTTGGCGAAATGGGGATTGGCGCATACTCCTGCAGCAGGTAGAACAACAGGTTGGTCATACCTTTCACTTAGACGAGGATAGCAAAACCACCTTTATCGAAAACGGAAGCCTCGACACCAATTTTAGAAGTCTTCCAAATATCATCCATTTAAACAATTACCTCTTTAGCAGTATTCCCCAACATCTGCAACAGGTACTGAATGAAAAAGTATTCGAAAGCCTTGATGAAGAAGGTAAACAGTGGTGGATTTCTACTGGCAATGACACTATGCTGGTCAAAGCTTATGAAAACAGCCAACAGGAAGTACCTGAACATAAAAAAGGGAAACATGACCAATTAGGATCTATCGAAATCTCCTACATTCCTGTCACTGATGGACGCTACAGAAGAAATCAGGTTATTGAAGAGTCGCTACTCCAACTATGTCAAAAAATAGGCGACTGGCTCGGTAAGGGCCGCTATCAGGCACGGCAGATCGGTATTTTGGTACGGAGTAATGTACAGGCTAAATTGGTCATCCAAAAGCTCATGGACTTCAAAAAAGAGCAGCAACTTACATTTGAAGTGATATCCGGTGATGCATTAACCTTGGCGAGCAATGATGCGGTACTATTAATGATCGAAACGTTGAAGGCTTTAGTCTATAATTCGGACAAACATACCATCCATAAAGCAAAGATGGTCTATCTCTACCAGCATATTCAAAATAAGACAATCGATCAAAATGCATGGTTAAAATTTGCCAGCAATGACATCCGCGCACTTAAAGATTATCTCCCTGAGGCGCTGATTGACTCCTGGGAAATGGCGCAGAAACAGCCTTTAGTTCATTTAATTGAAAAACTCATTGAAATCTACGGTTTCACAACCACAGACAATATCCACCTCCCTTACCTCCTGGCGTTCAAAGATATGATCTCAGCTTTCTCCACCAATGGCGAACGTGGCATTATTCAGTTCCTGGAGTTTTGGGAAGAAGATGGCAACCGGGCGGTGCTCCCTTCCAACGGAGAAATTGATGCAATCGAGGTCACAACAATCCACAAATCAAAAGGTCTAGCTTATGACGTGGTGATGATTCCATTCTGTTCCTGGGATCTCGACGGCATGATCAATGGCGATTTTTGGATAGAGACCACAGATACTCCTTTCGCCCAATTGGGAAAAATTCCAATAAAATATACATCTACAGTCGGCAAATCTGTATTTTTCAAGCAATATTTTGAAGAGATGCTGTTCAATTACATGGATGCACTCAATACATTCTATGTAGCAACAACGCGTGCTGTTGAGCATCTCTATATCACGGCACCTTCCTTTAAAGAATCTGTTGACAAAAAAACAGGCGAAATTACAGGATATGATATTAAAGACGAATATATCAGCGATGTGCTCTATCAAGTCTTGGATAGCCCGATAGCTCCGTTTGCACTGGAAGAAAAAGGTGTACACATCGATCAAACGATCGAACAAAAAAAACATCAGGCTCAAAAAGACAATATTATTTCCCTTCGCCATTACCCCATTTCCAAAGAATTAGAAATGGCCTTAGAGAAATCGAGTACGCGTAACATCAATGATATTATGATGCTGGAGAAAGCCGCGCAGTACGGGATATTGGCCCACGATATTATGGCTCAAATTTCTAAGGAAGAAGACATCCATAAACTGGTACGCCAACTTATCCAGGAAGGAATCCTTTCCAAAGAGGAAGAGCCTTTTCTCATGCAGGAGATCAATCAGATCTGGAAGCACCCCATGATCAATAAATGGCTCACCGGAAACTATAAAATCTGGAATGAAGCAAGCATTATTACGGCTAAAGGTGAGACGATCCGTCCCGATAAAGTCTTCACCTCCGCGGAAGAAACAATCGTTCTGGATTTTAAATTCACACAGACAGACTATATTGGGCACAAGTACCAAGTCGACAACTATAAAAAGAATTTGGAGAACCTTGGCTATAACAACGTTAAAGCCTATCTCTATTATGCGAAATCAAATCAATTAACTGAAGTAAAATAA
- a CDS encoding 30S ribosomal protein S16 encodes MATKIRLQRHGKKGRPFYHVVVADSRAPRDGKFIERIGSYNPNTNPATIVLDFEKALDWMNKGAQPTDTARAILSYKGVLYKKHLQGGVKKGAFDEAAAEAKFTAWTDAQEARISGKKDGLAQTKAEAKKAALVAEAKKKEEKAAAVAAKNAPVAEETAAEETEAPASEETEG; translated from the coding sequence ATGGCAACTAAAATCAGATTGCAAAGACACGGTAAAAAAGGACGTCCTTTTTACCACGTAGTCGTAGCGGATTCTCGCGCTCCACGTGACGGTAAATTCATCGAACGTATTGGTTCTTACAACCCAAACACAAATCCAGCAACTATCGTTTTGGATTTTGAAAAAGCTTTGGATTGGATGAATAAAGGTGCTCAACCAACTGACACTGCTCGCGCTATCCTTTCTTACAAAGGTGTTCTTTACAAAAAACACTTGCAAGGTGGTGTGAAAAAAGGTGCTTTTGATGAAGCTGCTGCTGAAGCTAAATTTACAGCTTGGACTGACGCTCAAGAAGCTAGAATCTCTGGTAAAAAAGATGGTTTAGCTCAAACTAAAGCTGAAGCTAAAAAAGCTGCTTTAGTGGCTGAAGCTAAGAAAAAAGAAGAAAAAGCTGCTGCTGTAGCTGCTAAAAATGCTCCTGTAGCGGAAGAAACTGCTGCTGAAGAGACTGAAGCTCCTGCATCAGAAGAAACTGAAGGTTAA
- the rimM gene encoding ribosome maturation factor RimM (Essential for efficient processing of 16S rRNA), which produces MTIDQSFYIGYISKTRGLKGEVQLFFEFEEYESLNIDVVFVEVNKKLVPYFVDTIKFQKNSTAYVTFEDVDHIDKAQVLVRKKLYLSNDKMPERDPDDFRYTDLIGFLVIDENHGELGQITDVQEFPQQFVASVNMDGKELMFPLSDDLILGIDGEEEIIEVELPEGLVDLYKE; this is translated from the coding sequence ATGACTATTGATCAAAGCTTTTACATCGGTTACATCAGTAAAACAAGAGGTCTTAAAGGAGAAGTACAACTATTTTTTGAATTCGAGGAATATGAGAGTTTGAATATCGATGTTGTCTTTGTGGAAGTGAACAAAAAACTTGTTCCTTATTTTGTTGATACCATTAAATTTCAAAAAAATAGTACAGCCTATGTGACATTTGAGGATGTGGATCATATCGATAAGGCTCAAGTACTTGTACGTAAAAAGCTATATCTTTCCAATGATAAGATGCCCGAGCGTGATCCAGACGATTTTAGATATACTGATTTAATCGGTTTTTTAGTGATTGATGAAAACCATGGTGAACTGGGGCAAATAACAGACGTCCAGGAATTTCCACAACAGTTTGTCGCTTCGGTAAATATGGACGGTAAAGAACTGATGTTCCCGCTGTCCGACGATTTGATCTTAGGAATCGATGGCGAAGAGGAGATCATTGAAGTTGAATTGCCAGAAGGCTTAGTGGATCTTTATAAAGAATAA